In the Ruminococcus sp. OA3 genome, one interval contains:
- a CDS encoding ATP-dependent RecD-like DNA helicase: protein MQDTIEGYVESIIFRNEENGYTVFNLMTDGSPLTCTGILQGVTEGESLAVSGVYTEHSLYGQQFKVEEYEIRAPKDAAAIERYLGSGAVKGIGTALAARIVRRFGDDTMRIMEEEPERLAEIKGISEKKAREIAVQLEEKTELRSAMLFLSKYGISISLGVKIYNHYGERIYSVLKENPYRMAEEIQGIGFKIADEIAGKAGIHTDSEFRIRSGLLYILAQAAAEGHCYLPKGQLLYRASGLLGIEPQYIEKYIMDLAIERKVVLQELPKEYNPVTQEEEADTAVYAAQYYYLELNAARMLCELNVRCEEDEGIIRRKLEKIESAYDYSLDERQRQAVVEAAGNGLLILTGGPGTGKTTTINAIIRYFASEQMDICLAAPTGRAAKRMTEATGYEAQTIHRLLELSGGVEESSANIHFERNEQNPIDSDVVIIDEMSMVDIHLMHALLSAVTVGTRLVLVGDMNQLPSVGPGSVLKDLIRSETFCVVELNKIFRQASKSDIVVNAHRINAGEEVSLDNHSEDFFFLKRYDADIIIRVVIALIQDKLPRYVDARPQDIQVLTPMRKGLLGVDRLNGILQKYLNPASDEKQEKEYGGGLFREGDKVMQIKNNYQLEWEIRGKHGIVAESGVGVFNGDLGIISRINHFAETLCVEFEEGRFVDYAFKQLDELELAYAITIHKSQGSEYPAVVLPILSGPRMLLNRNLLYTAVTRARKCVTVVGSDQMFREMIHNESEQKRYTSLDLRIREMKI from the coding sequence AATCCTCCAGGGGGTTACCGAGGGAGAAAGCCTTGCGGTGAGCGGAGTATATACGGAACATTCTCTGTACGGCCAGCAGTTCAAGGTTGAAGAATACGAAATCCGCGCACCAAAAGATGCGGCGGCTATCGAGAGGTATCTGGGGTCCGGTGCGGTAAAAGGCATTGGAACTGCATTGGCGGCGCGCATTGTCAGGCGTTTTGGGGATGACACGATGCGCATCATGGAGGAAGAGCCTGAGCGGCTGGCAGAGATCAAGGGAATCAGTGAAAAAAAGGCGCGGGAGATTGCGGTACAGTTGGAAGAGAAAACAGAGCTTCGCAGTGCGATGCTCTTTCTTTCAAAGTACGGAATCTCCATTTCTTTAGGTGTGAAAATATATAATCATTACGGCGAAAGGATTTACAGTGTTCTCAAAGAAAACCCATACCGTATGGCGGAGGAGATTCAGGGGATCGGATTTAAAATTGCGGATGAGATTGCCGGTAAAGCAGGGATACATACAGACTCAGAGTTCAGAATCAGAAGCGGACTGCTCTATATCCTTGCACAGGCCGCAGCAGAGGGACATTGTTATCTTCCTAAGGGACAACTGCTGTACCGCGCTTCGGGACTGCTGGGAATTGAGCCACAGTATATTGAAAAATATATTATGGATCTGGCGATTGAGCGTAAAGTTGTTCTGCAGGAACTTCCGAAAGAATACAATCCCGTAACACAGGAGGAGGAAGCTGATACGGCAGTATATGCCGCACAATACTATTATCTGGAGCTGAATGCTGCAAGAATGCTCTGTGAGTTGAATGTCCGGTGTGAGGAGGATGAAGGAATCATCCGAAGAAAACTGGAGAAAATTGAATCTGCATATGATTATTCGCTGGATGAACGCCAGCGTCAGGCGGTAGTGGAGGCAGCAGGAAATGGACTGCTTATACTGACGGGAGGTCCCGGCACGGGTAAGACAACGACGATCAATGCGATCATCCGTTATTTTGCTTCTGAGCAGATGGATATCTGTCTGGCAGCTCCGACGGGACGTGCTGCAAAAAGGATGACGGAAGCTACGGGATACGAGGCACAGACGATTCACAGGCTGCTTGAATTATCGGGAGGGGTTGAGGAGTCTTCAGCCAATATTCATTTCGAACGTAATGAGCAGAATCCCATTGATTCGGATGTAGTAATCATCGATGAAATGTCCATGGTGGATATCCACCTGATGCACGCTCTGCTGTCTGCTGTCACCGTCGGGACGCGTCTCGTTCTTGTCGGTGATATGAACCAGCTTCCCAGCGTCGGACCTGGAAGTGTATTGAAGGATCTGATCCGCTCAGAAACTTTCTGCGTGGTAGAATTAAATAAAATCTTCCGCCAGGCATCTAAAAGTGATATTGTCGTAAATGCCCATCGAATCAATGCGGGGGAGGAAGTCTCACTGGATAATCACAGTGAGGATTTTTTCTTCCTGAAGCGCTATGATGCTGATATCATTATCCGTGTGGTCATCGCACTGATTCAGGATAAACTTCCGCGTTACGTTGACGCCAGGCCGCAGGACATTCAGGTGCTTACTCCGATGCGAAAAGGCCTGCTTGGTGTTGATCGGCTGAATGGTATCCTGCAGAAGTACCTGAATCCCGCTTCTGACGAGAAACAGGAAAAAGAATACGGAGGGGGGCTGTTTCGGGAAGGTGACAAGGTTATGCAGATTAAGAATAATTATCAGCTGGAATGGGAGATCCGCGGGAAGCATGGTATTGTTGCAGAGAGCGGTGTCGGTGTATTCAACGGGGATCTTGGGATCATCAGCAGGATCAATCATTTTGCGGAGACCCTCTGCGTAGAATTTGAAGAAGGCAGATTTGTGGATTATGCGTTCAAGCAGCTGGATGAGCTGGAACTTGCGTATGCGATCACGATTCACAAATCACAGGGAAGTGAATATCCGGCTGTCGTGCTTCCGATCCTTTCGGGTCCCCGCATGCTGCTGAACCGCAATCTTCTCTACACGGCAGTCACGAGGGCCAGAAAATGTGTAACTGTAGTCGGAAGTGACCAGATGTTCCGTGAGATGATACATAATGAGTCGGAGCAGAAACGATATACGTCACTGGATCTACGGATTCGGGAGATGAAGATTTAG
- a CDS encoding ComF family protein, which translates to MKISEWILGCIYPARCVVCDGVIGLKSGNVCPGCVEKLSVMEGFHCGYCGKFIDREEEEYCDDCRRFCHIFDEGYGVFPYSGWVKDSMMRFKFHGRKEYGEFYGRAMAAAGEGRIRRWKPQVIIPVPMYRKKERMRGYNQADVLARNLGKHTELPVRTDLVKRVHETKPQKELTRDMRRKNLAGAFAVENHAGSYSRVLLVDDIYTTGSTADAVASGLKQKGVNSVFVMTACTGHGF; encoded by the coding sequence ATGAAAATCAGTGAGTGGATACTAGGATGTATCTATCCGGCCAGATGTGTGGTATGCGACGGGGTAATCGGATTGAAGAGCGGGAACGTCTGTCCCGGCTGTGTGGAGAAGCTTTCTGTGATGGAAGGCTTTCACTGCGGATACTGTGGAAAATTCATTGACCGGGAAGAGGAGGAATACTGTGACGACTGCAGGAGGTTTTGCCATATATTTGATGAAGGATACGGTGTTTTTCCCTACAGCGGCTGGGTGAAGGATTCTATGATGCGCTTCAAATTCCACGGGAGGAAAGAATACGGGGAATTCTATGGCAGGGCTATGGCGGCAGCGGGAGAGGGAAGGATTCGCCGATGGAAACCACAGGTCATCATCCCGGTACCGATGTACAGGAAAAAAGAGCGTATGAGAGGATACAACCAGGCTGATGTGCTGGCACGGAATCTGGGAAAGCATACAGAACTCCCGGTACGCACCGATCTGGTGAAAAGGGTTCATGAGACAAAACCACAGAAAGAACTGACGCGCGACATGCGAAGAAAAAACCTGGCTGGGGCGTTTGCGGTTGAAAACCATGCGGGCAGTTACAGTCGGGTTCTGCTGGTGGATGACATCTATACGACGGGCAGCACTGCGGATGCAGTGGCATCCGGGCTGAAGCAAAAAGGCGTAAATTCAGTCTTTGTAATGACCGCCTGTACCGGACATGGTTTTTAA
- the cdaA gene encoding diadenylate cyclase CdaA: MEKYIELLKRYWVNLSLPKSIEVIDIIQILLITVFVYYLMLWVKSTRAYTLLKGLMMVVVFLILAYLLHMDVLIWIFTNLGVVAITALIIIFQPELRRALEQLGEKNMINSLLRFDNTKVEEWKISDTTINELIRAAYDMGEVKTGALIVIENNVILREYEKTGIPLDSVLTSQLLINIFEHNTPLHDGAVIVRHNRVVAATCYLPLSDNLTLNKNLGTRHRAGVGISEVSDALTIIVSEETGNVSYTLGGKIYTGAAPNELREQLYKLQKKNPGDETGRKKWRGRVKNAEKTHK, encoded by the coding sequence GTGGAAAAATATATTGAATTGCTGAAGCGGTACTGGGTTAATCTTTCTCTTCCAAAGTCCATAGAAGTTATAGACATTATACAGATCCTTCTGATTACGGTGTTTGTTTATTATTTGATGCTGTGGGTAAAAAGTACCCGTGCATATACGCTGCTCAAAGGACTGATGATGGTAGTCGTATTTCTGATACTTGCCTACCTGCTTCATATGGATGTTCTCATTTGGATTTTTACAAATCTCGGTGTCGTGGCAATCACTGCACTGATCATTATCTTCCAGCCGGAACTCAGAAGGGCGCTGGAACAGCTGGGTGAAAAGAACATGATAAACTCACTGCTACGCTTTGACAATACGAAAGTTGAGGAATGGAAGATCAGTGATACGACGATCAACGAACTGATACGCGCGGCGTATGATATGGGTGAAGTGAAGACGGGCGCGCTGATCGTTATTGAAAATAATGTGATACTGCGGGAATATGAAAAGACAGGAATTCCGCTGGATTCGGTTCTGACAAGTCAGCTGCTGATCAATATTTTTGAACATAATACCCCGCTCCATGACGGAGCTGTCATTGTGAGACATAACAGGGTAGTGGCCGCGACGTGTTATCTGCCGCTTTCCGACAATCTGACACTGAACAAAAATCTGGGAACGAGACACAGAGCCGGTGTCGGAATCAGTGAGGTCAGCGATGCGCTGACGATCATCGTATCCGAGGAGACCGGAAACGTTTCCTATACACTGGGAGGTAAGATTTACACAGGCGCAGCGCCGAATGAATTGAGAGAACAGCTCTATAAGCTTCAGAAAAAAAATCCGGGGGATGAGACTGGCAGGAAAAAATGGAGAGGGAGGGTGAAAAATGCAGAAAAAACTCACAAATAA
- a CDS encoding CdaR family protein translates to MQKKLTNNLLLKIVSVVIAVVVWLIIVNINDPVVVRSYNVPVTIQNGAYIESGGKTYLVDDEQQMATVILKGNSSVVENRLKDIVAVADLTQIVNMDTTPVMVPITATCDRVPVENITVIPKTMAIQIEDVESKDFTISVNVENDKQGKGYEVGTAEASPEKVTISGPASLIGKIDRVDATVNAADITQDTTVTSSLKVIDKNQDFISDTKMSYLKFDIGEPVVDVHVDLWSVRDEVKLNVNYMGEPAEGYQIGNVSITPSTISVAGTDEALANLAQNGYTIDLPAGAVVVDGQDKDFETKLNLSDYMPDGLRVTNNVKTAIVNMSIIPIGSKQLTLQTKNINVQNLDSNLRVVFDTDKLVIGVKADDITLGALTESAVSMSVDMRDMGSGDYDVPVTIDLPAGCELLEPVETLVHVSKLE, encoded by the coding sequence ATGCAGAAAAAACTCACAAATAACCTGCTCCTGAAGATTGTGTCAGTTGTGATCGCGGTAGTCGTTTGGCTGATCATAGTAAATATCAACGACCCGGTGGTTGTCAGAAGTTATAACGTTCCTGTGACGATCCAGAATGGAGCGTACATCGAGAGCGGAGGAAAGACATATCTGGTGGATGACGAGCAGCAGATGGCGACTGTCATCCTCAAGGGGAACAGCTCTGTGGTTGAGAACAGGTTAAAAGATATCGTCGCCGTTGCCGATCTGACTCAGATCGTCAACATGGATACGACGCCGGTCATGGTGCCGATCACGGCGACATGTGACAGGGTGCCGGTTGAAAACATTACGGTCATCCCGAAGACGATGGCGATCCAGATCGAAGATGTTGAGAGCAAGGACTTTACCATCAGCGTCAATGTGGAGAATGACAAACAGGGAAAAGGATATGAAGTGGGGACGGCGGAGGCCTCTCCGGAGAAAGTGACGATATCCGGGCCGGCTTCCCTGATCGGAAAAATCGACCGGGTCGACGCTACTGTGAACGCTGCAGATATTACCCAGGATACGACGGTGACATCCAGCCTTAAGGTGATCGACAAGAATCAGGATTTCATTTCAGATACAAAGATGAGTTACCTGAAATTTGATATTGGAGAACCGGTGGTGGATGTGCATGTGGATCTCTGGTCGGTCCGGGATGAAGTAAAACTGAACGTGAACTACATGGGAGAACCTGCCGAGGGGTATCAGATCGGCAATGTTTCAATCACCCCGTCTACGATTTCTGTTGCCGGAACGGATGAAGCACTTGCAAATCTTGCACAGAACGGGTATACGATCGACCTTCCGGCGGGTGCCGTCGTGGTTGACGGACAGGATAAAGACTTTGAGACAAAACTGAATCTTTCGGATTATATGCCGGATGGCCTCAGAGTGACAAATAATGTGAAAACGGCGATCGTCAATATGAGTATTATACCGATCGGAAGCAAACAGCTGACGCTGCAGACAAAGAATATTAATGTGCAGAATCTGGACAGTAATCTCAGAGTCGTCTTTGATACGGATAAGCTGGTGATTGGGGTTAAAGCCGATGACATTACACTGGGGGCATTGACAGAAAGCGCGGTGTCCATGAGTGTGGATATGAGAGATATGGGATCCGGTGATTA